A genome region from Lycium ferocissimum isolate CSIRO_LF1 unplaced genomic scaffold, AGI_CSIRO_Lferr_CH_V1 ctg6944, whole genome shotgun sequence includes the following:
- the LOC132045532 gene encoding MACPF domain-containing protein CAD1-like, translating to MVEYFNRKANISGQAPLGSFNVAFSFTGAKHLDATTTKTLCMDGYFIPLARLQLMNSQLVLQESVRRAVPPSWDPPALANFVENFGTHIITSVTIGGKDVIYVKQYLSSPLSTMEIKNFVHDIGNQRFSSTESLTSSGLLRYKDKSSDPSIFNSRGIYPQPTNARYIAGNGKESVDRDAKSSFAVYS from the exons ATGGTGGAATATTTTAACAGAAAGGCTAATATTTCAGGCCAAGCCCCTCTTGGTAGCTTTAATGTAGCATTCAGTTTCACTGGTGCAAAGCATTTAGATGCTACTACTACAAAGACACTTTGTATGGATGGATATTTCATACCACTTGCTAGGCTTCAACTCATGAACTCACAGCTAGTATTACAGGAAAGTGTTAGAAGAGCTGTCCCACCATCATGGGACCCACCTGCATTAGCAAA CTTCGTTGAAAATTTTGGGACTCACATAATTACATCTGTAACTATCGGTGGTAAAGATGTAATTTATGTTAAACAGTACCTTTCATCACCTCTGTCGACaatggaaataaaaaattttgttcATGATATTGGAAATCAGAGGTTCTCCAGCACAGAAAGCCTTACAAGTTCAGGTTTATTGAGATACAAGGATAAG TCTAGCGATCCGTCGATATTCAATAGCCGAGGGATATATCCGCAGCCCACTAATGCTCGATATATTGCTGGAAATGGGAAAGAG TCTGTTGATCGTGATGCAAAATCATCATTTGCGGTTTATTCCTGA